The sequence below is a genomic window from Brettanomyces bruxellensis chromosome 9, complete sequence.
ACCTGGAATTCCATTTAGCTCTCTTTCTAAATCACGAGCTAATGCATCCCGAAATAGTCTATCATGAGGTACActaaaccaaaaaaatactttttgcttcttctgtgTACGAAGGCATTGGTTCCTATGTAAAAATCTGagaaattttgattttggcATTTCAAGAACAGCGGATGTTCCACATTTCAGAGCCCTAAGATCACTAAAAATGCCCTCCTCAAGTTTCTTGCGATCGACAATCTTTCGTCCAAACAATTCAAGTTTGTACGCTACGGAACGAACTATGTCTGTTCCTGTAATAAAGTAAAGATTGTTCCAATACACGCAAGAGACAAATCCCTCCTCTTTGTTCAAGTAATACCGTCTAATAACCTGATTTTCATGCCAGTTAACTGGCGCCGTTAGCAGAAAAAACTTAAGATCATGTATAATCTCAAGCAACTTTATTGTCTCTTCGGCTTCCATTCTCgttaatttttcatccgGCAAAAGCGTCGTGTTACTGTCGTCGACCTCGCAGTGAGTTATAACATCAGGATTAGATGTGACTTTGCGAGGTTTAACAGttcctttctttgaattATCTGAATTTGTTGAGATCGAATGTTGGCTGATCATTTGTGGAAATTGCAGGCACTAGATGATAATGGTGTTTGGGGAATGGACGAATGAGTGAGTGAAACGAAAAAGGTACTTGATGGTAATATTGTAAAcgttgaaaagaaaatgatcTGATTGTAGAGACCTTATCAAATGAATGACTGTAATTGACTGTCGGGAGCCTATTTAATAGGAACTTAAAAACTCTGAAACTCGTAAAGTACGgttaaaaataagaagcGTTTGTTGTGCGTATGGTAAGAAAGAACTTGAGCTATAACTTAGAAAGCCTAATGTTTTCATCAACCAAGCAGAACCTCCTCTTTGCCTAAAATCTGCGCGATCGTCTAATTAAGAAATCTCACTTGCTTTAAAATCTTTCCCTATATTAAGGTGCAGTGCAGGAAGAAATAATCGTtgacaaaataaaataataggGAAGTCACTCCCACTTGGAACAATAGCGATTTTGTGTGTGGGAgatcaaaagaaatatgtaaaataaaaaagtattgACAGGAAATGACAAATTATGCCTCCGCtaataaatgaataaaCAGAAAATGGTTGATGTAATGGAATTTAAGAATCAACACCGGTCTTCAAATTTCCTCGCCGTTCGTTcgtgtgaaaaaaaaaaaaaaagatttgcGTCAAATACCGTGAATGTGCACGTGATGCAAATCTAATGTCTACTAGTGTGTAACAGATGATTATGAGAATGGATTCAGAATGACATATGTAGCATTCTTATGTGCTGAAAAACCATTTGAATTTCATAAAACTTTACCTACCAGAAACACTTTAAAATGAATAGACTTACGGATGAAAATTCAATTacattttatatttgaaacacattctctcttttccacCATCTTTTATTATCGCTTATTATTGTGCAGGCAATGGTAACCTGAAGTCACCGATCTTGGGCCGTTCAGTGCTGCATTGGTAGTTTCCTCTGAATGCACTAATGCATTTAAAGGAAGCTACATTGTTCAGCTAGTTTACCAAACAGAGCtgtcttcattttttttttttttttttttggcttaCGCCATAAAGAATATAATTGCATCTGAAACAGGAACAGACATTCTGAAACGCCCAATCTCTTCAAATCGATCAAAAATTACTATTAAATTGTTTCATGTCGAGCTGCGAGGTGTTTCAGTTTTGATTTTtaaacaataaatattattaacGTACAGGATTCTACTCTCGTTAGACTGTAAGCACGGATCGCATATTTCTTAAAACGTGAAGTGTAGGAAATAAAAGATCTTTTAAAGCCTCAATGCTCTCCGCGTTGAGACGTTTAATTTAGCTCGTACCAAAACGAAAGATTTTATCAAGAACGCAAAAATTCTGAGGACTGCCCGACTTTCTTtaccatatttttttaatccCCACCCTTCCCTGCCAATATAATTGAAcctaaaaaaagatacatATGCCCACAAAAGCATTCATTCTCTTATTTGAAATTGGAGTTACTCAatcaaggaaaagagagagCCTTATTAAATAAAGTCAATGCGACCTCGCCGGACATTAATAACAATGAAGGCGATTGTGCACGAGGTTTATTTTGTCTTGGTAGATCGTCCAAATACACGTTGCTGACATTAAGATTATTAACTTGGTGACATAAAAAGACATTTCACACAGCATTGTGATGATGTTACGAAGATCCACATTCTGTTTCAGTAGATTATAAAGTTTCTTCCCTAATCCTAGCTCTGCTTCTCAGGAAAAGTGTAATGGTCCTTTTGACAAACTTCCGTTTTTTGGAATTGAcaatttttatattttcccaTAAGAATTTTTGATCAAAAATTGTAGTGGAGGGAAAGTATTACCGTATCCTATATTATATGGTGAGAGTACTTAAATTTGGGGTACCCACCCATGATTACCATTCACTAAAACGCTATTTTAAAAGGTAGTTCGGATGTATACAGTTTTCTTAGATCAACATCAATTGAATCATTTCAATTCACATTAGTTTTCAAGAgtaattttaaattttaaaattaaatcttGTCAGTGGAAACagcatatttttatttggcCAGTAATTTTACACATACACGAATCAAACTATCTGCGTAGCGTGGCTTTATCTACGTTTAAGCCATGTTTCAATTGCAGTTATGCAtgaattattattttcttactCTATCAGTTACCATTTTGTTTATGTATTGGTTATCTGCCTcaggtattttttttcgttccCTCAATTAATTCTCCTCTTTTTAATTCCAGTAGAATGCTGGTACCCATTATCTCTATTACTATGGTTTAAATGGCTTCCATCTTCTCCTGCCTgatcaatttcttcttgtttgaCCATTCTTTTCCAATCACCAAAATGTCTGGCATAAACATCCatcttccaatttttccAAACTTTTTTCCCGTAGACAGTCCGCTTCACCAATTCCTCGTTATTTAAAAGCTTACTGGcgattctttctttatacATATTCAAGAATATTGTAAAAGGAAAGAGTTTATCAACGATATGTGAACCTTGGGCATCGCAAGCTAATTCAACCACATGCGGAGTTAAAGCATTTAatatccttcttctctcaATTTTACTCACGCGTCTCTGATTTATTAAGCATTCTTCGACAATGTGAGAAAACACACCATGTTCGCACAGTTCTATCAACATATTAGAGTTGCTTTCCTGtgcattttcaatatctttttcttgcatcTTGATTGTTCCTTCCGTGTCCTTCCCTGattctttatcatcattcttaTTGTATTTAGATCTTTCTCGAGCATGCGCATGTGAAACTGGTTTTGGTTCTTCTGCTAGCTGTAACATGGACTTTAAGCAATACTTGAGGATATgatcatcaaaatcaatcAACTCCTCTAAGAACATTGCCCTTCTTCTCTCCTCCGATGTTGGCCAGTCATCTTTTGTAGAATATAATGTGGATTTCCTTAATTGTAAAATGTTCATCATGAACTGGTCATCGTCGGTCTTCACTCCATTGATGTCTTTGTTGAAAAAGTCAAACAATTTCTTGAcgatttcatcttttaagTATCCGTTATTTCTTCTCGAACACTCTACTATACTGGATCCCATGCCAATGTTATTGACTATTAGTTCATTCAAAACAGGAACCAATTGGTCCATTATTTTTGTCTGATCCTTGGCTCTTAATTTCTCCAAAAGAGTCTGTATCACGAACGAGCCCGTTGTCTCCCTTTTTGCAAGTTTGACAACTCTGTCTTCCATAtaaagatgatataacCTATTAATATTCCTCATTTTCTGATTTGATATAGCGGTCTGTAAAAAATGAGAGCCAACTGGATctgaaagaagatattcAACAAACgatttctctttctcattAGTTGGTTCATCAGCCCTCTCAAAAGTTAAAGTCCAGAATGGTCGATTTCTATTGGCCTTACCTTCAAGTTCAATTATTAGCTGAACAACAGGAGATGCAATTGGATCGATTGCAGTTTCTCTTAAGGATTCTTTTGTTTCCGTCCTCACCATAATCTCTACTATTAATGATAGGGCTTGTtcaaatgatgatggtaTTTGAAAGCTTCTTTTATAATCCTCTGTGTCCTCAAGTTCAACCATCTTTCTGGCAATTTTCGATTTCTTAGATCTTAAAAGCGAATTAGACTCTATGGAAGATGGAAGCTCCTTTCCCGCTAAAATAAGTAGTAGCAATCGGAAAACATGTGATCCATACTTATTTTTAGATAGTCGCTTCAGTTTAGGTTGGTTCTCCTTTACTATATTAAGTACGATCTCTTCCAtcgaaatatttttttcctcatcttcaaatttttcGTAATTCTCGTCATCCCTTTTTAGCATCTCCTTCTCTATGAAAGATGCTGCCCTAACAAGAAATGCTTCCATAACATGCGATGCATATTTATGAATGAACAgctgataaaaaaagccaCGACATTCCATATATAGCTGCTTCATCTGATCTTCGTTACTTAGCATAATAATTCTTTCCATCAACTTCGAACAAATTTGGTTTGTAGCTAGCTTAAGCGAATTACCCTttgcttcatcaaatatacTTTGAATAAAAGTTAATTTTATGTCAGGAGTCTCAAATGTATCAAGATTTAAAGTTGATTCTGCTTGCCTGAAATAAGCTGCCTGCTCACTATTTAAAAGTCCAAAAAATGGCATCTGTTCCTCTTTCAAAtctatttcaaaaaatggaCCCTCATCATTTAACAAGGAAAGATCAACTTGCTCAACCTTGGAAAGAATTATAccattattattatgttCTTCTTCCGGCTTATTTTCGTGAACGGATTCTAACTCGTGATCCATGTGTTTCTCCTCGCTGCTGCTATGCTTATGATGCGCATGCTTCGAtttcctttccttcttAGCTTGTCTCCCTCTAACTTTATGACCCATTTCTTAAAACAATGTTCTTAACCGTAAAATTACTCCCAGTTGCGTCGTCATGCCAAAAGAATAAATCATACTCAATGTCTAGTAAATAATCAAAAGTAGtctaaaaattttcagtaGATCGATCCTACTACctaagaatgaaaaaaaatatatattatgaagaaaaaaaaagcttgaaaAGATGTTTTATGAATATTTCTCTGCGCACGTATTCATTTGTTTAGATCTGGGGAACTATGTGaaaccatttttttgcactTTCAATTGCACACAATTGTTTCGTAATATTAATCAATAAAgatatacatatatttatttatctttgAATATAAGGCAGTGGAAATGCCGTTAGATccggaagaagagaatatTGTTACGCCAGCTGGAAGGCACAGAAGCAAGGAGCGTGCTTCCATTATCAATGATGACGAAAATGAGCAGGATTATTTGGATAGTACAGATAAGTATGATAATTCACAACACATAGAAACAAGCAGGAATTCAAATGAGGGTAATGATGATCACGATGCGCCTGAACAGCTGAAGGGAAATAACGGTGGATATTCTTGGGAAGATGAATATCGTAGATCGTGGGATATAGTGCAAGAGGATGAGAGTGGAAGTTTAGAAACGATTGTTTCCGGACTTGTTGAGtcacagaagaaaagatatttgAAAGATACTACACCTTTTCAACGTGGAATTATCCGTGTAAATGTTCTTGTTTTAGATTACTCTAAAGTCATGCGAGAAAAAGATTTACGCCCTAATAGAGCAGCGATGATGATATCATACGCCATTGATTTTGttaatgaattttttgatCAGAACCCTATATCTCAGCTCAGTGTGGTGATCATGCGCAATGGATTAGCCCAGATCGTTTCTGAAGTCAGTGGAAATCCGCATGATCACATAGAGGCGctaaagaaattaaaaaagacAGATCCGGAGGGAGATCCATCGCTCCAAAATGCGTTGGAAATGTCACGaggtcttcttcttcatgtTCCGTCTCACTGCACCAGGGAAGTTTTGATTATATTTGGAGCATTATTTACGTCGGACCCTGGAAATATTCATTCAACCATTCAGGGATTGGTACAAGAGAAGATCAGCGTACGAGTCATTGGCTTGACTGCGAGAGTTGCTATTTGTGATGAACTTTGTAGACTGACAAATCATGGAGATTTGAAAAACTCATACAATGTTATATTAAATGAGCAACATTTTAAAGAGTTGTTCATGGATGCTGTCACTCCTTTGGCAATTACGAAAACCGAGTCACAAAATAAGCGAGGATTTTCATTAGTTAAGATGGGTTTTCCACAAAGAGTCAGTGAACAGAGCCCTAGTTTTTGCGCATGTCATTCAAGATTGGTATATGGAGGGTACATATGTCCAAACTGCAAAAGTAAAGTATGTGTCTTACCTACAGTTTGTCCCTGTTGTAACCTAACGCTCATTCTTTCAACTCATCTCGCGCGTTCATatcatcatttatttcctttgaCGCTTTTTGTCGAAGTACCAATCTCCTCATCATATCCGACAAATACTTGTTTTGGTTGTCACGTCAGATTTCCGAAAGGTGTTGAACCGTCGTGGCGTGCGACTGACTCTCATAAACgcaaaaaggaaattcaaTCAAGTTCCAGATACCGTTGTACCTTGTGTGGCTGTGATTTTTGTATTGATTGCGATGTTTTCATACA
It includes:
- a CDS encoding uncharacterized protein (BUSCO:EOG09261BPJ), which encodes MGHKVRGRQAKKERKSKHAHHKHSSSEEKHMDHELESVHENKPEEEHNNNGIILSKVEQVDLSLLNDEGPFFEIDLKEEQMPFFGLLNSEQAAYFRQAESTLNLDTFETPDIKLTFIQSIFDEAKGNSLKLATNQICSKLMERIIMLSNEDQMKQLYMECRGFFYQLFIHKYASHVMEAFLVRAASFIEKEMLKRDDENYEKFEDEEKNISMEEIVLNIVKENQPKLKRLSKNKYGSHVFRLLLLILAGKELPSSIESNSLLRSKKSKIARKMVELEDTEDYKRSFQIPSSFEQALSLIVEIMVRTETKESLRETAIDPIASPVVQLIIELEGKANRNRPFWTLTFERADEPTNEKEKSFVEYLLSDPVGSHFLQTAISNQKMRNINRLYHLYMEDRVVKLAKRETTGSFVIQTLLEKLRAKDQTKIMDQLVPVLNELIVNNIGMGSSIVECSRRNNGYLKDEIVKKLFDFFNKDINGVKTDDDQFMMNILQLRKSTLYSTKDDWPTSEERRRAMFLEELIDFDDHILKYCLKSMLQLAEEPKPVSHAHARERSKYNKNDDKESGKDTEGTIKMQEKDIENAQESNSNMLIELCEHGVFSHIVEECLINQRRVSKIERRRILNALTPHVVELACDAQGSHIVDKLFPFTIFLNMYKERIASKLLNNEELVKRTVYGKKVWKNWKMDVYARHFGDWKRMVKQEEIDQAGEDGSHLNHSNRDNGYQHSTGIKKRRIN
- the SSL1 gene encoding transcription initiation factor TFIIH subunit (BUSCO:EOG09262ILV) — protein: MPLDPEEENIVTPAGRHRSKERASIINDDENEQDYLDSTDKYDNSQHIETSRNSNEGNDDHDAPEQLKGNNGGYSWEDEYRRSWDIVQEDESGSLETIVSGLVESQKKRYLKDTTPFQRGIIRVNVLVLDYSKVMREKDLRPNRAAMMISYAIDFVNEFFDQNPISQLSVVIMRNGLAQIVSEVSGNPHDHIEALKKLKKTDPEGDPSLQNALEMSRGLLLHVPSHCTREVLIIFGALFTSDPGNIHSTIQGLVQEKISVRVIGLTARVAICDELCRLTNHGDLKNSYNVILNEQHFKELFMDAVTPLAITKTESQNKRGFSLVKMGFPQRVSEQSPSFCACHSRLVYGGYICPNCKSKVCVLPTVCPCCNLTLILSTHLARSYHHLFPLTLFVEVPISSSYPTNTCFGCHVRFPKGVEPSWRATDSHKRKKEIQSSSRYRCTLCGCDFCIDCDVFIHEVLHNCPGCESRSRNHKLSASKQLTSKDLIDSEKNRIHIHNINS